In the genome of Streptomyces sp. Q6, the window GCCACCGGGCCCAGCCAGTTCGCGTCCAGGTCGACGCGCTCGCTGCGCGCGTCCAGCCGGGAGATCTCCAGCAGGTCCTCGGTGAGCGTGCGCAGCGCGGCGACCCGGTCGCGGACCAGCTCGGTGGGGCGGCCCGGCGGCAGCAGCTCGGCCGCCGCGTGCAGACCGGTCAGCGGGGTGCGCAGCTCGTGCGCGACGTCCGCGGTGAAGCGCTGCTCGGTGAGGATCCGGGCCTGGAGCGAGGACGCCATGCTGTCCAGGGCGCCCGCCACCGCGGCGACCTCGTCCTGGTGGCGCGCGGGGTCCTTGGTCCGGGGGTCGTTGACCCGGGCGTCCAGCTCCCCGGCGCTGATCTTGCGCGCGACCCGGGCCGTCGTGTGCAGCCGCCGGGTCACACGGGTCACCGCGAACGCGCCGACCAGCAGCGTCGCCCCGATGGCGAGCACGGACGAGCCGAGGATCGCCTGGTCGAGGCCGTCGATGGTGCGCGAGCCCTGCGAGTAGTCGATCCGCACGGCGAGGGACCGGCCGCCCTCCGCCGGGCCCGCCGCCCACATCGTCGGCCGGGAGTCGTGGCGGCCGACCTCGGTGCCGCGCCGCCCCTGCACCGCGAGCGCGTGCAGCGCGGCGGGCAGGTCCGGCGGATCGACGCCCGCGCCGGGCGGCAGCCGGCCCCCGGCCTCGTACCGCGCGGTCGCCTCGCCGAGCAGGGTCAGCGCCCGCTCGCGGGCCTGGCCCACCGTCTGGTTGGTGACCGAGACGTGCACGAGGATGCCGAGCAGCGCGGCCAGGGCGCAGCACATCACCGTGATGAACGCGGCCGCCTTCCAGGTCAGCGACGCGGTCCAGGACGGCAGCCGCGGCCGCTGCGCGGACGTCATGAGCGGCTCGGTGACGGCGTGCGGGACGGGCGGGGGGAGACCGTCGGGGTGACGGACGGGGTGGGGGACGCGTCGGGCGCCGGGGTGCGGGGCGGCCCGGTGCGGATGATCTCGTCGCGCGTCGGCAGTATCGCCTTCTGGTGCGTGTCGTACGACCAGGACGTCCGGTACTCGTATCCGGGCAGGTCGGCGGCGGAGCGCACCACGACATTGCGCCCGGCGAGCTGGACGTTGATGACGGCGTCCTTGTCGTCCATGATCTGGATCAGCTTGCCGCCCGTGTACGTGTAGACCTGCGTGTACAGCTGACGCTTGGGGGCGCGCACCGCGACCAGCAGATCGTCCTCGCCGTCGCCGCTCAGATCCCGGTAGTACGCCTTCAGGACCGGGCATGCCGCGGTCCGCCGGCCCGGGGCGCCGCAGTCGGCGACCGCGTCCACGATGTCCTTGTAGTCCTCGGGGTCGGCGCTCACGCGGGCCCGCACGACGGCCACCGGATCGACCTCGCGCAGGTTCCCGTCCGGTACGTCGACGCCCTTGATCACGGCGGTCTCGCCCGCGCCGTAGTCGTCGGCGGCGCGGGAGGCGGGCGGCAGCGAGGGCCACAGCCGCTCCGGGCCCACCGCCGTC includes:
- a CDS encoding HAMP domain-containing sensor histidine kinase → MTSAQRPRLPSWTASLTWKAAAFITVMCCALAALLGILVHVSVTNQTVGQARERALTLLGEATARYEAGGRLPPGAGVDPPDLPAALHALAVQGRRGTEVGRHDSRPTMWAAGPAEGGRSLAVRIDYSQGSRTIDGLDQAILGSSVLAIGATLLVGAFAVTRVTRRLHTTARVARKISAGELDARVNDPRTKDPARHQDEVAAVAGALDSMASSLQARILTEQRFTADVAHELRTPLTGLHAAAELLPPGRPTELVRDRVAALRTLTEDLLEISRLDARSERVDLDANWLGPVAERVVRASGTVTEVVVVRDVCVMTDRRRLERVLGNLVANAHRHGGPPVVLTVNGPVITVRDHGDGYPAYLVEHGPQRFRTEGGAKGHGLGLTIALGQAEVLGARLVFSAPEDGGALATLTLPYDEPVAWPG